Proteins encoded together in one Sander lucioperca isolate FBNREF2018 chromosome 17, SLUC_FBN_1.2, whole genome shotgun sequence window:
- the LOC116061905 gene encoding rano class II histocompatibility antigen, A beta chain-like, which translates to MSDYHHNVVLSSTAHSGGKHSAMLVCSVYDFYPKQIRVKWTRDGQEVTSDVTSTDELADGDWYYQIHSHLEYTPRSGEKISCMVEHASLREPLITDWDPSMPESERNKIAIGASGLILGLVLSLAGFIYYKRKARGRILVPSS; encoded by the exons ATGAG TGATTATCATCATAATGTTGTACTGAGCTCTACGGCGCACTCTGGTGGTAAACATTCAGCCATGTTGGTCTGCAGCGTCTACGACTTCTACCCCAAACAGATCAGAGTGAAGTGGACCAGAGACGGACAGGAAGTCACCTCTGATGTCACTTCCACTGATGAGCTGGCAGACGGTGATTGGTACTACCAGATCCACTCTCACCTGGAGTACACGCCCAG GTCTGGAGAGAAGATCTCCTGTATGGTGGAACACGCCAGCCTGAGAGAACCTCTGATTACTGATTGGG ACCCGTCCATGCCTGAGTCTGAGAGGAACAAGATTGCCATCGGAGCCTCAGGACTGATCCTGGGTCTGGTCTTATCTCTGGCTGGATTCATCTACTACAAGAGGAAGGCCCGAG GACGGATTCTGGTTCCCAGTAGCTGA